In a genomic window of Caloenas nicobarica isolate bCalNic1 chromosome 1, bCalNic1.hap1, whole genome shotgun sequence:
- the SOX1 gene encoding transcription factor SOX-1: MYSMMMETDLHSPGGAQAPTNLSGQTGAGGGGGGGGGGNKANQDRVKRPMNAFMVWSRGQRRKMAQENPKMHNSEISKRLGAEWKVMSEAEKRPFIDEAKRLRALHMKEHPDYKYRPRRKTKTLLKKDKYSLAGGLLSAGSTGGGPAGVGVGMGVGVSPGGVGQRLESPGGTASGGYAHMNGWANGAYPGSVAAAAAAAAMMQEAQLAYSQHPGSGGHPHHPHPHHPHHPHNPQPMHRYDMGALQYSPISNSQGYMSASPSGYGALPYGSQPHQNSAAAAAAAAAAAAASSGALGALGSLVKSEPSVSPPVTSHSRAPCPGDLREMISMYLPAGEGGDPAAAAAQSRLHSLPQHYQSASTGVNGTVPLTHI; this comes from the coding sequence ATGTACAGCATGATGATGGAGACGGACTTGCACTCCCCTGGCGGAGCCCAGGCCCCCACGAACCTCTCGGGGCAGACCGGAGCGGgaggtggcggcggcggcggcggcggggggaacAAAGCGAACCAGGACCGGGTCAAGAGACCCATGAACGCCTTCATGGTGTGGTCGCGGGGCCAGCGGCGGAAGATGGCCCAGGAGAACCCCAAAATGCACAACTCGGAGATCAGCAAGCGCCTGGGGGCCGAGTGGAAAGTCATGTCGGAGGCCGAGAAGAGACCGTTCATCGACGAGGCGAAGCGGCTGCGGGCGCTGCACATGAAGGAGCACCCGGATTATAAATACCGGCCCCGGCGGAAGACCAAGACCCTGCTCAAGAAGGACAAGTACTCGCTGGCCGGGGGGCTGCTGAGCGCCGGTTCGACCGGGGGAGGCCCGGCCGGCGTCGGCGTGGGCATGGGCGTCGGCGTCAGCCCCGGCGGTGTCGGGCAGCGGCTGGAGAGCCCCGGCGGCACGGCCAGCGGCGGCTACGCGCACATGAACGGCTGGGCCAACGGCGCCTACCCGGGctcggtggcggcggcggcggcggcggcggcgatgATGCAGGAGGCGCAGCTCGCCTACAGCCAGCAcccgggcagcggggggcaCCCGCACCACCCGCACCCCCACCACCCGCACCACCCGCACAACCCGCAGCCCATGCACCGCTACGACATGGGCGCCCTGCAGTACAGCCCCATCTCCAACTCACAGGGCTACATGAGCGCCTCGCCCTCGGGCTACGGCGCCCTGCCCTAcggctcccagccccaccagaactcggcggcggcggcggcggcagcggcggcggcggcggccgcctcCTCGGGGGCGCTGGGCGCCCTGGGCTCGCTGGTGAAGTCGGAGCCCAGCGTGAGCCCGCCCGTCACCTCGCACTCGCGGGCCCCGTGCCCCGGGGACCTGCGGGAGATGATCAGCATGTACTTACCGGCCGGGGAAGGCGGGGATCCGGCGGCCGCTGCCGCCCAGAGCCGGCTCcactccctgccccagcactaCCAGAGCGCCAGCACGGGGGTGAACGGCACCGTCCCCTTGACGCATATCTGA